The Actinomycetota bacterium genome includes a region encoding these proteins:
- a CDS encoding lysoplasmalogenase produces MCTRRPSLLAGGSAPPPARQPDDDDRGDERGRHGDDDDHLLGRTGPRSGRDAVVLQVHRHVVGGDGERVDAPCRQGCDVDARPLVAPPPGRAQVDHRTAAEVDPVQRVPRVGRRQVHETRVHVRAPHPLHPTAEVKGRETAPTQAAEVVAQHLVASEAAHRVRGARLRVDGDERDLMLPQRDRVDEPQRLRVVTRDDLLVAPVVGLCERHIEVGTRHVDVADAVVAAAAEVVGDRRGVGDLDVEVVRDAPQAVGAREDPPVTEVGESLPVGVVHAALAAQRRGRRVGCTRQQDGTGEDEEHRSHRGRTLGAGGLETAGMTATAWLALAVAAGLAVGDWTAVAGGHKRLEYVCKPATMVALVVVALILQPVVDARRAWFVAALVLSLVGDVFLMLPRDRFLAGLVSFLAGHVAYVVGLRIGETSAAAVVVSAAVVATVAAAVGTPVVVAVRRGPHAELTGPVLAYMAVISAMVTCALATGNVLAAAGASLFFASDALIATNRFVRPRAWAPVAIMVTYHLGQAGLVTSLAK; encoded by the coding sequence GACGATCGTGGCGACGAGCGTGGCCGCCACGGTGACGACGATGATCACCTGCTCGGCCGAACCGGTCCTCGGAGCGGTCGGGACGCGGTAGTCCTCCAGGTGCACCGACACGTCGTCGGCGGCGATGGTGAGCGTGTGGATGCGCCCTGTCGCCAGGGGTGTGACGTCGATGCCCGCCCCCTCGTCGCCCCGCCGCCCGGCCGAGCCCAGGTCGATCACCGCACCGCTGCCGAGGTCGACCCGGTACAGCGTGTTCCCCGGGTCGGACGTCGACAGGTACATGAAACCCGCGTCCACGTCCGCGCCCCGCACCCTCTCCACCCGACGGCGGAGGTGAAGGGACGGGAGACGGCGCCAACGCAGGCCGCCGAGGTCGTAGCGCAGCACCTCGTCGCCTCCGAGGCGGCCCATCGAGTACGCGGTGCCCGACTGCGCGTCGACGGAGACGAACGCGATCTCATGTTGCCGCAGCGTGACCGAGTCGATGAACCGCAGCGTCTTCGCGTCGTAACGCGCGACGACCTGCTCGTCGCGCCGGTCGTCGGGTTGTGCGAGCGGCACATAGAGGTAGGCACCCGCCACGTCGACGTCGCCGATGCGGTCGTAGCCGCGGCCGCGGAGGTCGTCGGGGATCGGCGAGGTGTTGGCGACCTCGACGTGGAGGTCGTCCGCGACGCGCCACAAGCCGTTGGTGCCAGAGAAGATCCACCCGTCACCGAAGTGGGCGAGTCCCTGCCGGTAGGCGTTGTCCACGCCGCGCTCGCGGCTCAGCGTCGCGGCCGGCGCGTCGGCTGCACCCGTCAGCAGGACGGCACAGGCGAGGACGAGGAGCACCGGTCGCACCGGGGGCGCACTCTAGGGGCCGGGGGACTAGAAACTGCCGGCATGACGGCGACGGCCTGGCTCGCCCTCGCGGTGGCGGCCGGGCTTGCGGTGGGCGACTGGACAGCGGTGGCGGGCGGGCACAAGCGGCTCGAGTACGTGTGCAAACCGGCCACGATGGTCGCGCTCGTTGTTGTCGCGCTCATCCTCCAACCGGTGGTGGACGCGCGGCGCGCGTGGTTCGTCGCGGCCCTCGTCCTCTCGTTGGTGGGCGACGTATTCCTCATGCTCCCGCGCGACCGCTTCCTGGCCGGGCTCGTGTCGTTCCTCGCCGGCCACGTCGCCTATGTCGTCGGTCTCCGCATCGGCGAGACGTCGGCGGCGGCCGTCGTGGTGTCCGCCGCGGTGGTTGCGACGGTCGCGGCCGCGGTGGGCACCCCCGTGGTGGTGGCCGTGCGCCGTGGCCCGCACGCCGAGCTCACGGGGCCCGTCCTCGCCTACATGGCGGTGATCAGCGCGATGGTCACTTGCGCGCTGGCCACCGGCAACGTCCTCGCGGCGGCGGGCGCGTCGCTCTTCTTCGCGTCGGACGCCCTCATCGCCACGAACCGCTTCGTGCGGCCGCGCGCCTGGGCTCCGGTGGCGATCATGGTCACGTACCACCTCGGGCAGGCGGGCCTGGTGACCTCGCTGGCTAAATAG